A genomic window from Streptomyces sp. NBC_01429 includes:
- a CDS encoding helix-turn-helix transcriptional regulator produces MAIAKAERLMNLALCLLGTRRPLSKRELRGSIEAYLEAGTDDSFNRMFERDKDDLRELGLVIETVESLDGDAGYLARRDSNRLPAITLDAEEAAALGLAAKVWQQARLAGAASGALQKLRAAGMPEAEDSYEARHGALEPRIPVHEAAFEPLMLACRDRRPVAFDYRKANAATAEPRQVEPWTLECWRGHWYLAGWDRDRGAERVFRLSRITGRVRSRAGVFGAPVPDVVTVRETVESWAGETATRSAVIRLRAGCGYPLRARAVSSRELGDGWDELEIPYGHGLDAWLVEFGPDVLVLEPADLRADVLERLRAVALG; encoded by the coding sequence ATGGCCATTGCCAAGGCCGAGCGACTGATGAATCTGGCGCTGTGTCTCCTCGGGACCAGGCGCCCGCTCAGCAAGCGTGAGTTGCGGGGCTCCATCGAGGCGTATCTGGAAGCGGGCACCGACGACTCGTTCAACCGGATGTTCGAGCGCGACAAGGACGACCTGCGCGAACTCGGCCTGGTCATCGAGACGGTGGAGAGCCTGGACGGCGACGCGGGCTATCTGGCCCGCCGCGACAGCAACCGCCTGCCCGCCATCACCCTCGACGCCGAGGAGGCCGCCGCCCTGGGGCTGGCGGCCAAGGTCTGGCAGCAGGCGCGGCTGGCGGGCGCGGCGAGCGGCGCGCTCCAGAAGCTGCGGGCCGCCGGGATGCCGGAGGCGGAGGACTCGTACGAGGCGCGGCACGGCGCGCTGGAGCCCCGTATCCCCGTCCACGAGGCGGCCTTCGAGCCGCTGATGCTCGCCTGCCGGGACCGGCGGCCCGTCGCCTTCGACTACCGCAAGGCCAACGCCGCCACGGCCGAGCCGCGCCAGGTGGAGCCCTGGACGCTGGAGTGCTGGCGCGGCCACTGGTATCTGGCGGGCTGGGACCGGGACCGGGGCGCCGAGCGGGTCTTCCGGCTCTCCCGGATCACCGGCCGGGTCCGCTCCCGCGCGGGCGTCTTCGGCGCGCCCGTACCCGATGTGGTCACCGTCAGGGAGACCGTGGAGAGCTGGGCGGGCGAGACCGCGACCCGCTCCGCGGTGATCAGGCTGCGCGCCGGGTGCGGCTATCCGCTGCGCGCGCGGGCGGTGTCGTCGCGGGAGCTGGGCGACGGCTGGGACGAGCTGGAGATCCCGTACGGCCATGGACTCGACGCCTGGCTGGTGGAGTTCGGCCCGGACGTGCTCGTACTGGAGCCCGCTGACCTGCGGGCCGATGTCCTGGAACGGCTGCGCGCCGTGGCCCTGGGCTGA
- the tatA gene encoding Sec-independent protein translocase subunit TatA, which yields MIGNLKPLELLLIIGIIVLLFGAKKLPDMARSLGKSARILKSEAKAMKKDDEPAPAAAEPADAAPPQAAARTIQAAPGDVTSARPVTEPNRTTQS from the coding sequence ATGATCGGCAATCTCAAGCCTCTCGAGCTCCTTCTGATCATCGGCATCATCGTTCTGTTGTTCGGTGCCAAGAAGCTGCCCGACATGGCGCGTTCGCTCGGCAAGTCGGCCCGCATCCTCAAGAGCGAGGCCAAGGCCATGAAGAAGGACGACGAGCCCGCCCCGGCCGCCGCCGAGCCCGCGGACGCCGCGCCGCCGCAGGCCGCCGCCCGCACCATCCAGGCCGCGCCCGGTGATGTCACCAGCGCCCGTCCCGTCACCGAGCCGAACCGCACCACGCAGAGCTGA
- the pafA gene encoding Pup--protein ligase translates to MDRRIFGLENEYGVTCTFRGQRRLSPDEVARYLFRRVVSWGRSSNVFLRNGARLYLDVGSHPEYATPECDNVTELVTHDKAGERILEGLLVDAERRLHEEGIAGDVYLFKNNTDSAGNSYGCHENYLVARHGEFSRLADILIPFLVTRQLICGAGKVLQTPRGAVYCASQRAEHIWEGVSSATTRSRPIINTRDEPHADAERYRRLHVIVGDSNMSETTMLLKVGATDLVLRMIEAGTVMRDLTLENPIRAIREVSHDLTGQRKVRLASGREASALEIQREYYEKAVDFVERRGIRTGTVEQVLELWGRTLDAIEAEDLDRIGTEIDWVMKYQLIERYRAKHNMTMSHPRVAQIDLAYHDIHRRRGLYYLLEKRGQAARICNDMKIFEGKSVPPQTTRARLRGDFIRRAQEQRRDFTVDWVHLKLNDQAQRTVLCKDPFRSVDERVEKLIAGM, encoded by the coding sequence ATGGACCGCCGCATTTTCGGGCTGGAGAACGAGTACGGCGTCACGTGCACGTTCAGGGGACAGCGCCGACTGTCACCTGACGAAGTGGCGCGCTACCTCTTCCGCCGTGTTGTGTCATGGGGCCGCAGCAGCAATGTCTTCCTGCGGAACGGCGCCCGTCTCTACCTCGACGTGGGTTCGCATCCGGAATACGCGACTCCCGAATGCGACAACGTGACCGAACTGGTCACGCACGACAAAGCGGGCGAGCGCATTCTCGAAGGTCTGCTCGTCGACGCCGAACGCCGCCTGCACGAGGAGGGAATCGCGGGCGACGTCTATCTCTTCAAGAACAACACCGACTCGGCGGGAAACTCCTACGGCTGCCACGAGAACTATCTCGTCGCCCGCCACGGAGAGTTCTCCCGGCTCGCGGACATCCTCATCCCCTTCCTCGTCACCCGGCAGCTCATCTGCGGTGCCGGCAAGGTACTCCAGACCCCCCGGGGAGCGGTCTACTGCGCCAGCCAGCGTGCCGAGCACATCTGGGAAGGCGTCAGCTCCGCCACCACCCGCTCCCGTCCGATCATCAACACCAGGGACGAACCGCACGCCGACGCCGAGCGCTACCGGCGCCTGCACGTCATCGTCGGCGACTCGAACATGTCCGAGACGACCATGCTGCTCAAGGTCGGCGCCACCGACCTCGTGCTGCGCATGATCGAGGCGGGCACGGTGATGCGCGATCTGACCCTGGAGAACCCCATTCGGGCGATCCGCGAGGTCAGTCATGATCTCACCGGCCAGCGCAAGGTCCGGCTGGCGAGCGGCCGGGAGGCCTCCGCCCTGGAGATCCAGCGCGAGTACTACGAGAAAGCCGTGGATTTCGTGGAGCGCCGCGGAATCCGTACCGGCACCGTCGAACAGGTCCTGGAACTGTGGGGCCGCACGCTCGACGCGATCGAGGCGGAGGACCTCGACCGTATCGGCACCGAGATCGACTGGGTCATGAAATACCAGCTCATCGAGCGGTATCGGGCCAAGCACAACATGACCATGTCGCATCCGAGGGTCGCTCAGATAGACCTCGCCTACCACGACATCCACCGTCGTCGCGGTCTCTATTACCTGCTGGAGAAGCGGGGCCAGGCCGCCCGGATCTGCAATGACATGAAGATCTTCGAGGGCAAGTCGGTGCCCCCGCAGACCACCAGGGCGCGACTGCGCGGCGATTTCATCCGCCGCGCCCAGGAACAGCGCAGGGACTTCACCGTCGACTGGGTGCATCTCAAACTCAATGACCAGGCGCAGCGCACGGTGCTCTGCAAAGACCCGTTCCGGTCCGTGGACGAACGGGTGGAAAAGCTCATCGCCGGTATGTGA
- a CDS encoding FKBP-type peptidyl-prolyl cis-trans isomerase, with protein sequence MSIEKPEVDFPGGEPPADLQIKDIWEGDGPVAQAGANVKVHYVGVAFSTGEEFDASWNRGAPLPFTLGAGHVIAGWDQGVQGMKVGGRRELIIPAHLAYGDRGAGSTIAPGETLIFVCDLVSV encoded by the coding sequence GTGAGCATCGAGAAGCCCGAGGTCGACTTCCCGGGTGGCGAGCCGCCGGCCGATCTCCAGATCAAGGACATCTGGGAGGGCGACGGCCCGGTGGCCCAGGCCGGCGCCAACGTCAAGGTCCACTACGTCGGTGTGGCCTTCTCCACCGGTGAGGAGTTCGACGCCTCCTGGAACCGCGGCGCGCCGCTCCCGTTCACCCTCGGTGCCGGACACGTCATCGCGGGCTGGGACCAGGGCGTGCAGGGCATGAAGGTCGGCGGCCGTCGTGAGCTGATCATCCCCGCGCACCTCGCCTACGGGGACCGGGGCGCCGGCAGCACCATCGCGCCCGGCGAGACGCTGATCTTCGTCTGCGACCTCGTCTCCGTCTGA
- the tatC gene encoding twin-arginine translocase subunit TatC yields MRKSAPKQERDTEGRMPLTEHLRELRNRLLKSVLAILVAIIIAMFFQARIFKFLMDPILTSVGCANGATTMVNGKPCADMVTSGLMSPFTIALKVSLMAGVLAATPVWLYQLWAFVAPGLHNKEKRYAIGFVALGVPLFLGGATLAYTILPETASIMLSFTPEDAKNLLPLDDYLDLITRMVIVFGLAFELPLLLILLNLTKVLSGKRMLGWWRGMVVGLTIFAAIATPGGDPISMLVLAGPLAVLYFLACGFSLLNDRRRQLGNPDRDLDDDEASDLDLTPEPVEEVTSGASRPALPGQSDGGRTDRLNGYDDVT; encoded by the coding sequence TTGCGCAAGTCTGCCCCGAAGCAGGAGAGAGACACCGAGGGGCGCATGCCTCTCACGGAGCACCTGCGTGAGCTGCGGAATCGTCTGCTGAAGTCGGTTCTGGCCATTCTTGTCGCGATCATCATCGCGATGTTCTTCCAGGCCCGGATCTTCAAGTTCCTGATGGATCCGATCCTCACGTCGGTCGGCTGTGCGAACGGCGCCACGACCATGGTGAACGGCAAGCCGTGCGCCGACATGGTCACCAGCGGTCTGATGTCGCCCTTCACCATCGCGCTCAAGGTCTCGCTGATGGCGGGCGTGCTGGCCGCCACCCCCGTGTGGCTCTACCAGCTGTGGGCGTTCGTCGCCCCCGGGCTGCACAACAAGGAGAAGCGCTACGCGATCGGGTTCGTCGCGCTCGGCGTCCCGCTGTTCCTGGGCGGCGCGACCCTGGCCTACACGATCCTGCCGGAGACGGCATCGATCATGCTCAGCTTCACCCCCGAAGACGCCAAGAACCTGCTGCCGCTCGATGACTACCTCGACCTCATCACGCGCATGGTCATCGTCTTCGGCCTCGCCTTCGAACTGCCGCTCCTGCTGATCCTGCTCAACCTGACCAAGGTGCTCAGCGGCAAGCGGATGCTCGGCTGGTGGCGCGGCATGGTCGTCGGCCTGACGATCTTCGCGGCCATCGCCACCCCCGGCGGCGACCCCATCTCCATGCTGGTCCTCGCGGGCCCGCTCGCGGTGCTGTACTTCCTGGCCTGTGGCTTCTCGCTGCTCAACGACCGGCGCCGGCAGCTGGGCAACCCGGACCGCGATCTCGACGACGATGAGGCGTCCGACCTCGACCTGACGCCCGAGCCCGTCGAAGAGGTCACCTCCGGCGCCTCCCGGCCCGCCCTGCCCGGCCAGTCGGACGGCGGCCGTACGGACCGGCTGAACGGCTACGACGACGTGACCTGA
- a CDS encoding FKBP-type peptidyl-prolyl cis-trans isomerase, protein MRRLAGLIVVPVLLLSAACGGDGGSDSTPSKNGLPAISAGAKFGEKPTLDKGEGTPPKELKVDVLSQGDGAKVAKGEAIQVNYLGQSWDSAKPFDNSFDRKQPFDLTLGAGMVIKGWDQGLEGQKVGSRVELGIPPDLGYGAQGQGDIKPNSTLVFVVDILKATKVPKSAEGTVVPQDDKALPVVGTNDDGKEPKVTVPKTDPPKKLVSDYVLESKGEVVKESDTVVLNYAAYFWKNGKQFESTYKLGNTTTFPLPQLTLKGLKSGIVGKKVGSRVLIVIPPDQAFGNQEQQGIPKNSTLVFAVDILAKV, encoded by the coding sequence GTGCGCCGACTTGCCGGCCTCATCGTTGTCCCCGTGCTGCTGCTGAGTGCGGCGTGCGGCGGCGACGGAGGCTCCGACTCCACCCCGTCCAAGAACGGCCTCCCCGCCATCAGCGCGGGTGCCAAGTTCGGAGAGAAGCCGACCCTCGACAAGGGGGAGGGCACACCGCCGAAGGAGCTGAAGGTCGATGTCCTGAGCCAGGGCGACGGCGCGAAGGTCGCCAAGGGCGAAGCGATCCAGGTCAACTATCTGGGCCAGAGCTGGGACTCGGCCAAGCCGTTCGACAACAGCTTCGACCGGAAGCAGCCGTTCGACCTGACGCTCGGCGCCGGCATGGTCATCAAGGGCTGGGACCAGGGTCTCGAAGGCCAGAAGGTGGGCAGCCGCGTCGAGCTGGGGATCCCGCCGGACCTTGGCTACGGCGCGCAGGGCCAGGGCGACATCAAGCCCAACTCCACCCTGGTCTTCGTCGTCGACATCCTGAAGGCGACCAAGGTGCCGAAGTCCGCCGAGGGCACCGTCGTCCCGCAGGACGACAAGGCGCTGCCGGTGGTCGGGACGAACGACGACGGCAAGGAGCCGAAGGTCACCGTCCCGAAGACCGATCCGCCCAAGAAGCTGGTCTCCGACTACGTGCTGGAGAGCAAGGGCGAGGTCGTCAAGGAGTCGGACACCGTGGTGCTGAACTACGCGGCGTACTTCTGGAAGAACGGCAAGCAGTTCGAATCCACGTACAAGCTGGGCAACACCACCACCTTCCCGCTGCCGCAGCTCACGCTGAAGGGCCTCAAGTCGGGGATCGTGGGCAAGAAGGTCGGCAGCAGGGTCCTGATCGTGATCCCGCCGGACCAGGCGTTCGGCAACCAGGAGCAGCAGGGCATCCCGAAGAACTCCACTCTGGTGTTCGCCGTGGACATCCTGGCGAAGGTGTAA
- a CDS encoding helix-turn-helix transcriptional regulator: MAANAIDQTRRMLSLVTYLRERPGAHVSDVARAFGISEDELISDLDVLPMCGTSFRGGDLLDIDTDGDRIWWHNPDDVAEPLRLAADEATALLVAARAVATLPGLREGDREALLRATAKLETAAGEAAGASSRLSVIFESEGGVFAEVDRAISERRRLWLRYYSPARDELTEREVDPIRLFAVGHTYMEAWCRLSEARRTFRLDRVAEIKLLDAPAAPPELELRDLSEGLVQPSAEDPEVVIEVGPGGRWVAEYYPHDSAVELPDGGLRITLRTPEPASLGRLALRLGGDGRIVSPPEVAESARRAAGEALAAYEGRG, encoded by the coding sequence ATGGCAGCCAACGCCATCGACCAGACCCGGCGGATGCTCTCGCTGGTGACCTATCTGCGGGAGCGCCCCGGCGCGCACGTCAGCGATGTCGCCCGCGCCTTCGGCATCAGCGAGGACGAGCTGATCTCCGACCTCGATGTCCTGCCCATGTGCGGGACGAGCTTCCGGGGCGGGGACCTGCTGGACATCGACACCGACGGCGACCGCATCTGGTGGCACAACCCGGACGACGTGGCCGAGCCGCTGCGGCTGGCCGCCGACGAGGCGACGGCGCTGCTCGTCGCGGCCCGTGCCGTCGCCACCCTGCCGGGGCTGCGCGAGGGCGACCGCGAGGCGCTGCTGCGGGCCACCGCCAAGCTGGAGACGGCGGCGGGCGAGGCGGCCGGTGCCAGCTCCCGGCTCTCGGTGATCTTCGAATCCGAGGGCGGGGTCTTCGCCGAGGTCGACCGCGCCATCTCCGAGCGCCGCAGGCTGTGGCTGCGCTACTACTCACCGGCGCGCGACGAGCTGACCGAGCGCGAGGTGGACCCGATCCGGCTGTTCGCCGTGGGACACACCTACATGGAGGCGTGGTGCCGGCTCTCGGAGGCGCGGCGTACGTTCCGGCTCGACCGGGTGGCCGAGATCAAGCTGCTGGACGCCCCGGCCGCACCGCCCGAGCTGGAGCTGCGGGATCTGTCGGAGGGGCTGGTGCAGCCCTCGGCGGAGGATCCCGAGGTGGTGATCGAGGTGGGTCCCGGCGGCCGCTGGGTGGCCGAGTACTACCCGCACGACAGCGCGGTCGAGCTGCCCGACGGCGGGCTCCGGATCACGCTGCGCACCCCCGAGCCCGCCTCGCTGGGGCGGCTCGCGCTGCGGCTCGGCGGGGACGGCCGGATCGTCTCCCCGCCGGAGGTGGCCGAGAGCGCGCGGCGGGCGGCGGGCGAGGCGCTCGCCGCGTACGAAGGCCGGGGCTGA